The following coding sequences lie in one Sphingobium sp. KCTC 72723 genomic window:
- a CDS encoding 3-phenylpropionate/cinnamic acid dioxygenase subunit beta, translated as MTVNYATAAIDKTSVMRGLVSTQRVPLGSEVYNRLLETLYDEAAALDERRFDDWVAYLEQDLVYTAPLRLTRNGPNKDRDVVRTMKHFDENHASILMRTGRLSKSAWAEDPPSRTRRFVTNVRIAQCETAGEYEVVSYLYVERSRFDNPENESITAERRDVWRLVDGAYKLAVREIIVDQSTLGMSNFAIFL; from the coding sequence ATGACCGTGAACTACGCGACCGCCGCGATCGACAAGACCAGCGTCATGCGCGGGCTGGTATCCACCCAGCGCGTGCCGTTGGGGTCGGAGGTCTATAACCGCCTGCTCGAAACCCTGTATGACGAAGCGGCGGCATTGGACGAACGCCGGTTCGACGACTGGGTCGCCTATCTGGAGCAGGATCTGGTCTACACCGCGCCGCTGCGCCTGACCCGCAACGGTCCCAACAAGGACCGCGACGTCGTGCGCACGATGAAGCATTTCGACGAAAACCATGCGTCTATCCTGATGCGCACGGGTCGCCTGTCGAAAAGCGCCTGGGCGGAAGATCCACCGTCGCGCACGCGCCGCTTCGTCACCAATGTCCGTATTGCACAGTGCGAGACGGCGGGCGAATATGAAGTGGTCAGCTATCTGTACGTCGAGCGCAGCCGGTTCGATAACCCGGAAAACGAGTCGATCACGGCCGAGCGGCGGGACGTGTGGCGGCTGGTCGATGGCGCCTACAAGCTGGCCGTGCGCGAAATCATCGTCGACCAGTCGACGCTGGGCATGTCCAACTTCGCGATCTTCCTCTGA
- a CDS encoding FAD-dependent oxidoreductase codes for MTRPPHIVVIGSGLAGYGVLRELRKLAPDARLTLVTQDDGHFYSKPALSTALAKGKVADTLVTTAAEKMATQLKLDLRAGRVVEAIDRQDKAVLTTGGPIFYDRLVLALGADPIRPPIDGDAAHRAMAVNSLDHYRDFREKLSDGARVLIMGSGLVGTEFANDLAATGYRPVVIDMLGHPLAQLVPAAVGASIRDALSAKGVEWHLGRKVMAIHKADGGIRAELDDGMVIEAAAVLSAVGLRPNVQLAQDAGLDVGRGITVDQTGCTSDPDIFAIGDCAEYPSGVAAYVTPIMAAARAIAPSALGTPTDIRFPPLSVQVKTTACPVVLLPAPLGVAGMWEEAASDALGLKYLFRDGDGAIRGYVFTQEYCQERMDMDRALSEQLAGVAA; via the coding sequence ATGACGCGCCCCCCGCATATCGTAGTGATCGGCAGCGGTCTGGCCGGCTATGGCGTCCTGCGCGAATTGCGCAAACTTGCGCCGGACGCCCGGCTGACGCTAGTGACGCAGGATGACGGGCATTTCTATTCCAAGCCCGCTTTGTCCACCGCATTGGCCAAGGGCAAGGTGGCCGATACGCTGGTCACCACGGCTGCGGAGAAAATGGCAACGCAGTTGAAGCTGGACCTGCGCGCCGGGCGGGTGGTCGAGGCGATCGACCGGCAGGACAAGGCGGTGCTGACCACCGGCGGGCCGATCTTCTATGACCGGCTGGTGCTGGCATTGGGCGCGGACCCGATACGGCCGCCGATCGACGGCGACGCGGCGCACCGGGCGATGGCCGTCAACAGCCTCGACCATTATCGCGATTTTCGCGAAAAATTGTCCGACGGCGCGCGCGTGCTGATCATGGGCAGCGGGCTGGTCGGCACCGAATTTGCCAATGATCTCGCGGCGACGGGCTATCGCCCGGTGGTGATCGACATGCTGGGGCATCCGCTGGCGCAATTGGTGCCGGCGGCTGTGGGTGCCAGTATCCGCGATGCGCTGTCGGCCAAGGGCGTGGAGTGGCATCTGGGCCGCAAGGTGATGGCGATCCACAAGGCAGATGGCGGCATCCGCGCCGAACTGGACGATGGCATGGTGATCGAGGCGGCAGCGGTGCTATCTGCCGTTGGCCTGCGCCCCAATGTGCAACTCGCGCAGGACGCCGGGCTGGACGTGGGACGCGGGATCACCGTCGATCAGACTGGCTGCACCAGCGACCCGGACATTTTCGCGATCGGCGATTGCGCCGAATATCCCAGTGGGGTGGCTGCCTATGTCACGCCGATCATGGCCGCCGCGCGCGCGATTGCACCCAGTGCGCTTGGCACCCCGACGGACATTCGCTTTCCGCCATTGTCGGTGCAGGTCAAGACCACCGCCTGCCCGGTCGTCCTGCTACCCGCGCCGCTGGGCGTGGCGGGTATGTGGGAGGAAGCCGCAAGCGACGCGCTGGGCCTGAAATATCTGTTCCGCGACGGCGATGGCGCCATCCGGGGCTATGTCTTTACACAGGAATATTGCCAGGAGCGTATGGATATGGACCGCGCCCTGAGCGAACAATTGGCAGGAGTGGCAGCGTGA
- a CDS encoding TetR/AcrR family transcriptional regulator, with the protein MKLMPHTDWSEIVATDQSGSVQKIMDGTLRAIGSIGARRLSMSDISESSGVSRGTLYRYFASKEDVLAAVSEYICSSFEKGIVEAGQGITDPIERFRAVMRFYGRFTIERSPDGIFEVEPAFHLNFLRSHFSRHKAAVQQALDPVLDHFETLTASRLDRDIFCDTLVRLQLSTLIIPATPQWLDVWNGAPDRLCEWALQIAGHHAEHKRG; encoded by the coding sequence ATGAAGCTGATGCCGCACACCGACTGGAGCGAAATCGTCGCCACCGATCAATCAGGCAGCGTCCAGAAAATCATGGACGGCACCTTGCGCGCGATTGGCAGCATCGGTGCGCGCCGCCTGTCGATGAGCGACATCAGCGAAAGCAGCGGCGTGTCGCGCGGCACGCTCTACCGCTATTTCGCCTCCAAGGAGGATGTGCTGGCGGCGGTCAGCGAATATATTTGCAGCAGTTTCGAAAAGGGGATCGTGGAAGCGGGACAAGGCATTACCGACCCGATCGAACGGTTCCGCGCAGTGATGCGCTTCTATGGTCGCTTCACCATCGAACGGTCGCCCGACGGCATATTCGAAGTCGAACCAGCCTTTCACCTCAATTTCCTGCGCAGCCATTTCAGCCGCCACAAGGCCGCCGTGCAGCAAGCGCTCGACCCCGTGCTGGACCATTTCGAAACGCTGACGGCCAGCCGCCTGGATCGCGACATTTTCTGCGACACGCTGGTGCGGTTGCAACTGAGTACACTCATCATTCCGGCCACGCCGCAATGGCTGGACGTCTGGAACGGTGCGCCCGACCGATTGTGCGAATGGGCGTTGCAGATCGCCGGTCACCATGCCGAACATAAGAGAGGATGA
- a CDS encoding SDR family oxidoreductase, whose protein sequence is MSRLAGKIAIVTGASSGIGAATARALAGAGATLVIVARRADRLATLAAELGGDTLPFSDDMADPLAPQRLHDAVMARFGRADIMVNNAGILHAAPIDQFDLDQLRPMIALNYEAVVRTSTLFARSMKAAGTGQIINISSIGANIIAPGVGVYGGLKRALEAFTDCLRVELAGSGVKVGIVAPGTTSTEIFDDMKSRGQPAWDSFIPAMQPGDVADAVRYMAEQSDRTNMARIQVYAAADSH, encoded by the coding sequence ATGAGCAGGCTGGCAGGGAAAATCGCAATCGTGACCGGCGCGTCGTCGGGGATCGGCGCGGCGACGGCCCGTGCGCTAGCGGGGGCCGGGGCGACGCTGGTAATCGTGGCGCGTCGGGCCGATCGGCTGGCTACGCTGGCGGCGGAACTTGGCGGGGACACCCTGCCCTTCTCCGACGACATGGCCGACCCGCTTGCCCCGCAACGGCTGCATGATGCCGTCATGGCCCGGTTCGGTCGGGCGGACATCATGGTCAATAATGCCGGCATCCTCCATGCCGCGCCGATCGACCAGTTCGACCTGGACCAGTTACGCCCGATGATCGCGCTGAATTATGAAGCGGTGGTGCGGACCAGCACGCTGTTCGCGCGGTCGATGAAGGCGGCGGGGACCGGCCAGATCATCAACATATCGAGCATCGGCGCGAACATCATCGCGCCGGGCGTGGGCGTCTATGGGGGGCTGAAGCGCGCGTTGGAGGCGTTCACCGATTGCCTGCGGGTCGAACTGGCGGGCAGCGGGGTCAAGGTGGGCATCGTCGCGCCGGGTACGACCAGCACCGAGATTTTCGACGATATGAAATCGCGCGGCCAGCCCGCCTGGGACAGCTTCATTCCTGCGATGCAGCCGGGCGATGTGGCCGATGCCGTGCGCTATATGGCGGAGCAGTCAGACCGCACCAACATGGCGCGGATTCAGGTCTATGCCGCCGCCGATTCGCATTAG
- a CDS encoding SDR family NAD(P)-dependent oxidoreductase, with protein MTALVQDKVAIITGGAKGLGHGISRCLAREGAHVLITGRDGAAAEKVAAEISAEFGVRAVGMAADVGVKADVEAMIDRAVAEFGGIDILVNNASLLSPNVLLEQKTDEMLKRTLDIGTWGSWWAMRAAFPHMKARGGGSIVNFYSIDAQTGAWLHADYNMNKGAIMGLTRSAAVEWGRFNIRTNAIAPTGMGQVFAQLVEDVPGFLDMATASNPLKRAGDPELDIGPVVLFLASDMSRFVNGELINVDGGQHLPGYVSVPHNLAEMEAQT; from the coding sequence GTGACGGCTTTGGTGCAGGATAAGGTTGCGATCATCACCGGCGGGGCCAAGGGGCTGGGCCATGGCATATCGCGCTGTCTGGCGCGGGAGGGCGCGCATGTCCTGATCACCGGGCGCGACGGCGCAGCGGCGGAGAAGGTGGCGGCGGAGATTTCGGCGGAGTTTGGCGTGCGCGCCGTGGGCATGGCCGCCGATGTCGGGGTGAAAGCGGACGTCGAAGCGATGATCGACCGCGCGGTCGCCGAATTTGGCGGCATCGACATATTGGTCAACAACGCATCGCTGCTGTCGCCCAACGTCCTGCTGGAGCAGAAAACCGATGAAATGCTCAAGCGCACGCTGGACATCGGCACCTGGGGCAGTTGGTGGGCGATGCGCGCGGCCTTCCCCCATATGAAGGCGCGCGGCGGCGGGTCGATCGTCAATTTCTATTCGATCGACGCGCAAACCGGCGCGTGGCTCCATGCCGATTATAATATGAACAAGGGCGCGATCATGGGCCTGACCCGCAGCGCGGCAGTCGAATGGGGTCGCTTCAACATCCGCACCAACGCGATTGCGCCGACCGGCATGGGCCAGGTGTTCGCGCAACTGGTGGAGGATGTGCCGGGCTTTCTGGACATGGCGACCGCCAGCAATCCGTTGAAGCGTGCAGGCGACCCGGAACTGGATATCGGCCCGGTCGTGCTGTTTCTGGCGTCGGACATGTCGCGTTTCGTCAATGGCGAACTGATCAATGTGGATGGCGGACAGCATTTGCCCGGCTATGTGAGCGTTCCGCATAATCTTGCCGAGATGGAAGCCCAGACATGA
- a CDS encoding aromatic ring-hydroxylating dioxygenase subunit alpha: MLHKAGLTLSDGTTLDDLINRDMNEVSLRVMNDKELYELEMERVFARTWLLLGHESEIPKAGDYVMRDMAEDNVIVSRARDGDVHVMLNVCPHRGMKVCTAEAGNAAAHRCIYHGWAFRSDGSFIGAPIEKEQMHGNKHSKDELGLKKARVHLYGGLIFATWSKDLSFEDYLGDAKFYLDQLFCRTDNGLEMLGPPQRFIVPCNWKIPGEQSGSDGFHTLTLHRSLMEGGIMGGTAESIYDTAPGMYGVDISVPQGHTLRCLEAAQTFKMFADISFEGKTTEERLNLLTPPGVTKDMIPQLFKNLSEAQVNQLATIPPQVGGMFPNILIAFIFAPRMDGGASGALSLHTYVPKGPDKVEFINFIFAEKDAPEDVKRDMLQNAIWSTGTSGTIEQDDADTWPQIMRNSRGHMSKTMTLKYQALHGHERPEGWVGGGDLYPGFTKDDTQWAWWSAYYDLMAEA, translated from the coding sequence ATGCTGCACAAGGCCGGGTTGACTCTGAGCGACGGAACCACGCTCGACGACCTCATCAACCGCGACATGAACGAAGTGTCGCTGCGCGTGATGAACGACAAGGAACTGTACGAACTGGAAATGGAGCGCGTCTTCGCGCGGACCTGGCTGTTGCTGGGCCATGAGTCGGAAATTCCCAAGGCGGGCGACTATGTCATGCGCGACATGGCCGAGGATAATGTGATCGTGTCGCGGGCGCGCGACGGCGACGTGCATGTCATGCTCAACGTCTGTCCGCATCGAGGGATGAAGGTCTGCACGGCCGAAGCGGGCAACGCCGCCGCGCATCGGTGCATCTATCATGGCTGGGCGTTCCGTTCCGACGGCAGCTTCATCGGCGCGCCGATCGAAAAGGAGCAGATGCACGGCAACAAGCATAGCAAGGACGAACTGGGCCTGAAAAAGGCGCGGGTGCATCTCTATGGCGGGCTGATCTTTGCGACATGGAGCAAGGATCTGTCGTTCGAGGATTATCTGGGCGACGCCAAATTCTATCTCGACCAGCTATTCTGCCGCACCGACAATGGCCTGGAAATGCTCGGCCCCCCACAGCGCTTCATCGTGCCATGCAACTGGAAGATCCCTGGCGAACAGTCCGGTTCGGACGGTTTCCACACGCTGACGCTGCACCGTTCGCTGATGGAAGGCGGCATCATGGGCGGCACGGCCGAGTCGATCTACGACACCGCGCCGGGCATGTATGGCGTCGATATCTCGGTCCCGCAGGGGCATACGCTGCGTTGCCTGGAAGCGGCGCAGACGTTCAAAATGTTTGCCGACATCAGCTTCGAAGGCAAGACGACCGAGGAACGGCTGAACCTGCTGACCCCGCCGGGCGTGACCAAGGACATGATCCCGCAGCTGTTCAAGAATCTGTCGGAAGCGCAGGTCAACCAATTGGCGACCATCCCCCCGCAGGTCGGCGGCATGTTCCCCAACATCCTGATCGCCTTCATCTTTGCGCCACGCATGGATGGCGGCGCATCGGGCGCGCTCTCGCTGCACACTTATGTCCCCAAGGGACCGGACAAGGTGGAGTTCATCAACTTCATCTTCGCCGAAAAGGATGCGCCCGAAGATGTGAAGCGCGACATGCTCCAGAACGCGATCTGGTCCACCGGCACGTCCGGCACGATCGAGCAGGATGACGCCGACACCTGGCCCCAGATCATGCGCAATTCGCGCGGGCATATGAGCAAGACCATGACGCTGAAATATCAGGCGCTGCATGGTCATGAACGGCCCGAAGGCTGGGTCGGCGGGGGTGATCTCTATCCCGGCTTTACCAAGGACGACACGCAATGGGCGTGGTGGTCGGCCTATTATGACCTGATGGCCGAAGCCTGA
- a CDS encoding 12-oxophytodienoate reductase, giving the protein MAGDRDMLFTPFEAAGLRLRNRFVMAPMTRNFAPDGIPSDGVASYYARRAAADVGLIVTEGIGVDHPAALGRESMGGGASPVLHGDAALARWRDIVAGVHAAGGMIVPQLWHQGVIRVPGTGYHPDAPSARPSGIWGPTDKAMVPPDYLDAVRDPSTPLTDSEIGDIIAAFARSAANARAVGFDGIALHGAHGYLIDSFLWQHTNMRDDRWGGGAAARALFAAEVVRAVRAATAPDFPIIFRFSQWKLQDYDARSAQTPDELATMLAPIADSGVDVFDASTRLFATPAFEGSGMGLAGWIKRLTGKPVIAVGGVGLSKDLQSSFAQPTVMTDNLALVADRMAQGEFDLIAVGRALLMDAQWVRKMRDGGALDPFRLEAYATLD; this is encoded by the coding sequence ATGGCTGGCGACAGGGATATGCTTTTCACGCCGTTCGAAGCGGCTGGCCTGCGCCTACGCAATCGCTTCGTCATGGCCCCCATGACCCGTAATTTCGCGCCCGATGGCATACCGTCCGATGGCGTCGCATCCTATTATGCGCGCCGCGCCGCCGCCGATGTCGGGTTGATCGTGACCGAAGGCATCGGTGTCGATCATCCCGCTGCGTTGGGGCGTGAATCGATGGGCGGGGGCGCTTCGCCAGTGCTGCATGGTGACGCCGCACTGGCGCGCTGGCGCGACATCGTCGCGGGCGTTCATGCCGCAGGCGGGATGATCGTGCCGCAACTCTGGCATCAGGGCGTCATCCGCGTGCCGGGTACCGGCTATCATCCGGACGCCCCCTCGGCCCGGCCATCGGGCATTTGGGGTCCGACCGACAAGGCGATGGTGCCGCCCGATTATCTCGACGCGGTGCGTGATCCTTCCACGCCGCTGACCGACAGCGAAATCGGCGACATCATCGCCGCCTTCGCCCGCAGCGCGGCCAACGCTCGCGCCGTCGGCTTCGATGGCATCGCGCTGCATGGCGCGCATGGCTATCTGATCGACAGCTTCCTGTGGCAGCACACGAACATGCGGGACGACCGCTGGGGCGGCGGCGCAGCGGCCCGCGCGCTTTTTGCTGCCGAAGTCGTCCGCGCCGTCCGGGCCGCGACGGCTCCCGATTTCCCGATCATCTTCCGCTTCTCGCAATGGAAATTGCAGGATTACGACGCCCGCAGCGCCCAGACGCCAGACGAGCTGGCCACCATGCTTGCGCCCATCGCGGACTCTGGTGTCGATGTCTTCGATGCCAGTACCCGCCTGTTTGCGACTCCCGCATTCGAAGGGTCCGGCATGGGCCTTGCCGGATGGATCAAGCGGCTGACCGGCAAGCCGGTGATCGCGGTCGGCGGCGTCGGCCTCAGCAAGGATCTGCAATCCTCCTTCGCCCAGCCCACGGTGATGACCGACAATCTGGCGCTGGTGGCGGACCGTATGGCGCAGGGCGAGTTCGACCTGATCGCCGTCGGTCGCGCGCTGTTGATGGATGCACAATGGGTCCGAAAAATGCGCGATGGGGGCGCTCTCGATCCGTTCCGGCTGGAGGCCTACGCCACGCTGGACTAA
- a CDS encoding ferredoxin, with product MMSQKLKIVIDKAACCGYGVCAEICPDVYKLDANGIVYVDDAIVPEGMEDLAREGAEACPQAALAVVDA from the coding sequence ATGATGAGCCAGAAGTTGAAGATCGTAATCGATAAGGCAGCCTGCTGCGGCTATGGCGTCTGTGCCGAAATATGCCCCGACGTGTACAAGCTGGATGCGAATGGCATTGTCTATGTCGATGACGCCATTGTGCCTGAAGGCATGGAAGACCTGGCCCGCGAAGGCGCGGAAGCCTGTCCTCAAGCGGCATTGGCAGTGGTCGACGCCTGA